The DNA sequence GCCGCCGATGACGAGAAGATCGAACGTCTCCGAGGTGAGTCTATGGATTTCCCGTTTCAAACGCAGGCCTCCATGGTTTGTAATCAGATTTTTATTTTAATTATAGCATGGAACAGGATTCAAGGTGAGTGAGATTTATCATAGGAGGAGATACACATCGATCGTCTGAGTTTACAGGCTTCGGGCAAGGCGAACGCTTTGGATCTTTTATCGTAATAAACAAATTCACATACAGAGCGACAGAACAAAGCAGACCGAGGCGCGAGGAAATCGAAGAGTGAGGCGTACTGGTAGTACGCCGCAACGACGAGACGAGGAAGCAACAAAGGTATGCAAAGTTATGTCGCTCTGTCTACATATCCGAAAAGAGTTTGCCCCCCTTGCCCCAGTTTTCCTTCTCGACCTCTTCGATCACGATGTAGGTGTGTTCGCTCGGCTTGCCGGCCACCCGTTCGAGGGTCTCGGAAAACTCCTTCACAATCTTGGCCTTCTGTTCCCTGGACAGCTTGCCCAGAAGCTTCAGATTCACGTAAGGCATGGGTCTTCTCCTTGTAGTTCGGTTTCCAACCTTGATTCAAGAATCCGTATAACCCTGTCCATATCCTGGACTGGGGTCTGATCGAGATGTTCGAACATCTCCGCCTCATCATCTTCTTCCAGATCCCTCAGGTGGGCGATATGAATCGCAAAGTTTTTGCCGCTTTTCTTGACCTCACGGATCTCTTTGAGGAACCCCAGAAGTTTGGTGCAGATCTCTTCCGGCATCTGAGGAACCGGACCCGAGAGCCTGTTCCTGATCCAGTCGCTGAGGCTGATCTCTTCGCTCATCTCCGTCCCTCAATTAATTTCCCGCCGTGCAACATACACCATAGCGTGGGACCCGACAAGGGACAGTCCTATTCTTCCCGTAAAAACAGTTCTTGTCAAGCTGAGAAAGACGGTGGAACGAAAGGGTGATTGCCGAGTGTTCAAGTTGCTCCATTTATCGGAGGGGTATCCGTTCCGGAATACTCTCTTTTCTGATGCGGATCTCCGCCACAGGGGAGTTGACCTCAAAATATCTCGCCACTTCATTGGAAATAAAGGACCAAACATCATCCGGGATTGAAGACATCCTGCTGAATGCGGCATGATTTTCTCTTACGATCTTCTCACAAATTTTTTCAAGCTGCGGTGTCGGAACTAAAATGTGTCCGGCAAAAGCATCACCTTGATATTCAAACCAATCGATCACGTCGGATTACAAGCCCTCCCTCCACTCCATATACTCATGCACTAATTTAAATTGTAAATCAGCATAAAACGACTCATGCAATACACAATGACCAAGCTCATGGGCAAGGGTGAAACGGCATTTCTCATGCATTTGGTCATACTGAATCTCATCAACCATGATGGTCGTTCGGTCGGCCGTAAGAAAACCGTTTAAACCATGATCTCTGTATAGTCGTGGGAAAGGGTATATGTTCAGACGGAGTTTCAGCTCAATTATTTCTTCAATCGGGATGGGAATCTCTTGCGATGGATGCAGCTCATGCAGAAACTCTCTGGCTTTTCTCCCGATCTCAGCGTAAGTAAGACGGGGAAGTTCAAAACTCACCGCAATTCCTTTCGGATAGATTCAAGCAGATTCTTCAGATCCTCGTCATCAAGCTTCTTTCCCCTGACTGTCCTATATAAAATGGGAAGCGCTTTGATCATTTCGCGATCCGAGACTATGTCGGAAGGTATTTTCCCAACACCGGTGGAAGCCAGATCACAAAACGTGAGCCAGTCATCACTTCCTTGCTTGATTCTCAAAGCTGCTGCATACTCCTTCCTTTTTTCTTTGGACTGCGGCGGCGCCAACAAGTCTCTCTCAATTTTACTTATGTTTCCCGGATCAAACCCGTTGTGCCTACAAAATTCCCGTAATGTAAGACCAAGCTCAATTCTTTTTTGTTTAAAAAATTCGCCGAATGTGACCCCGGGTTTC is a window from the Nitrospirae bacterium CG2_30_53_67 genome containing:
- a CDS encoding 4-oxalocrotonate tautomerase, which translates into the protein MPYVNLKLLGKLSREQKAKIVKEFSETLERVAGKPSEHTYIVIEEVEKENWGKGGKLFSDM